Part of the Thermoleophilia bacterium genome, TTTCGACGATCTCCGAAAAGGTCAGCTCCTGCGGCGCCGGGAATCCTTGTGCGTACATCTCTTCCCAAGGAACCGAGGACGGAGCCTTGGGGGTCAAGGGAATGAAGCGCTGCCGTCCGGCGTGCGAGATCTGGATTGCCGCTTTGGCGCCGTTGGCTTGAATGGTGTGAGCCAGCAATGATAGGCCTGGCATATGGTCCATGCTGGCGATTCCCAGCTGACACGGCGAGGCCCTGCTTGCGTCGTTGTCAACCCAGGCGTATTCCACAATGACCATGGCTGCTCCACCACGAGCAAGCTCACGGTAGTGACGGAGCATTCTTTCGGTAACCGAACCGTCGGGATTTGCGAGACCCGTATGTTGGGGGGCTTTAATGATTCTATTTTTGAGCTTGATATTTCCTATGTACCCCGGCTCAGCCAACCGAGGAAAAAGAACTTCCATGGACAATCCCCTTTCGGCATTACCTCGTTATCAGATGTTAACCCCCTTCAAAGACCCCGTTCAGAAAGCAAGAGGCGTTTTCACGACCATGGGCGTTGCCTAGATTAGGGTCACCACCTCTTGCACATAGAGCTTCCATTCAGACTCGCACATTTTCTTCCCCTCAATCCACACAGCAGTGTCAGGGTAGTGCAAATATTCCGGCGGTAGAATCATACCCCGCAAGAAATCTGCAGTTTCTCCCGGGTCAGAGGTGGAAACGAGGGGATAACTCCCTTCTTCGTACCAGCAATCGCCGGTCTTGCGGTTATCCGAGCACTCACCTTTGTCTGATTCGACGCGCAGATGACCCTTGAGTAGGCATCTTATGCCTGACCCGGGATGTGAGTGTAGACCCGTGCTGCCACGGTTGTTATAGATGCAGTCGAGGCGAAACAGCCACTTTGACCGGGGAGCAAGCTCAAACATACGAATGCGGCGCGACATCCGCAGATGTGAATCAATGCCCGCGCCCTTGGCAATGTTGTTAGGTGCTTCGGTGCGCACTAGCTCCCAGCGCCAGATGACAGCACCCTCTGGACCAGCTTCAATTGTTGTCGTGTCTCGCCAGTAGATGGCGCTGTCTGCATGGAGGGAGGTATCGCCAATCTTCGCTGACCCTGTGAGTACGTACGCGATGCCGTGCTGCGCCTCCAGGTCCTGTTCTGTACGACTACCCGGCGAATAAGCGTCATGGTAGAGCCGTAGGGTATACATGTGAACATCACCGCCCAATATGCTAGTGACTTTGGAACTTGGGAGCGACCTTCAAGTTTGGGAGCGGCCCTGCATCCGCAGGGCCGCTCCGGCCCGTCACTCCAAATCCTGCTTTGCTCCTGCCGACTATAAGTTCCAGAAGCAGAGAGTCCGTAGCCTCTTAACTGCTTTCTAGGCGCCTTGACGAATCGGCTACGAATAAACCATGGGCTGTACGTTATCCTGCTTGGGCACCATGCTTCCAGCAACGTTGCTCACAATCACGGATTCGTACGGGAACTTGCTGCCGGCTGGGGCCTTGCGCCACTGGTTACCGAATAGCGGCGTCTTGTAGCAGTTTGCGCTGATTCGCCCGACGCCAATCCTTATCTCCTGTTCGATTGGCGCTGTAAAGTCAATCGGGCCACCGATGGTGTCGAGCTTGGTGTTCTTGACTGCCTCAATAATGGCGTTCTTGTCATCGATGTTGGGAGTGCGCTTGAGAACATCGTACGCCCAGTCAAACACCAGGAAGTGAACCAGTGACTGGTTCCACATCTTGCCTGTGGCGGCCGTAAACTTGTCCGCAAACTCCTGAGCGGTTTCCCCATTCAGGAGGGGCGAGGTGAATTGGGTCTTAGGATGCCAGCCTAGCTCACCCAGCTGGTTGTGGGCGAGGTCACCCAGTGCAGCTGCGTCTTCGGGGAAGGCCAAAGCAACAGCAACGCTTGAAACCTTGGGCTTGAAGCCCTGTTGCAAACACTGCGTCCAGAACGCTGTGAAGTCTGGCGGGTTGGCTTCGCAGAACATGATCTCCGCCCCAAACTTCTTGTAGGCGCTGATCATGGCGCTGAAGTCCTGTGTGCCTACAGTGTAAAGGTCGGAGAAGTAGGCGTCCCAACCGTGCTTGGGCAGGGTCTCCTCGAAGGCGGCCTTCCACGGGATGCCCAAAGCGTCATTGGGCAAGAGCACTGCCACCTTCTTATTTGTGGGCACCTGGCTCCACATGTCCTCAAATGTGGCGATGAGGTCCTCGGTGCCCCAGAAGGCGTTGTATGTCCACTTGAAAACCGTGTTACGGTCGGCCTGTCTTGGGACCAGGTAGTTTTGCCACGGACAGTCAGTGCTAAGACAAGGGACCCCTGCAGCTTCGGCCTGGTCGGCCACAGGACCCACGTTTGTGCCTGTTGAGGCGGCAAGGAGCAAGTCGACTTTGGCGTTGTTGATCAAGTCCCCGGCTACTTTGGCTGCTCGGTCTGACTCTGATTGCCCGTCCTCTACTAGGATCTTTACCGGATGTTTCTTTCCGTCGCCGCAGACAATTCCGTCTCCGAATCCCTCTCTCGCCCGGTCGACGCAATATTGGTCGGCTACGCCGAAAACCGCCAGCACGCCGGTAAGCGGAGCCACAAACCCGATCTTGATTTCACGGCCAACCTCAGGGCCTGCGCTAACACTGGTGGTGCTGCTTGGTTGAGTGGTGCTGGTTGGCGCTGCCGTTGTAGTAGTTTCTTCTTCGCCGCAAGCAGCTAGCAAGCCGCCAAGACCCGCGCTCGCTCCGATCGCTGCCCCGGCGACACCTACAATTTTGAGGAAATCACGCCGGCTTATCTCTTTGTTTACGTCTACCATCTCTGTCCCCCTTTTGGCCGTCTGGCAACTTGAGAACCCCAACTGTTCCGATCAGTTTTCTTGTGGCAAGTCCTTCTTGCTTGGTTTCCTCCTATGTGCTGCTAGGTTTGCCGACGCTCGAAGATCAGATGGTCCATAGGTTTGATGGCTACGTACACCGCAAGAATTGATTCATTTTTTGAAACATGTGGTACGCTTATTGACACAAACACTATCAACCAGCACACGCATCTGTCAACACCTGGGAGGAGCTAAGTTGGTCGACCCGCTACGAGAATCGGCGAAACAATCCCGTGTCAAATCCGATGAAGCCCCCACTCGCACTCTGGAGAAGGGTCTCTTTTTACTTAGCCTGTTTGACACCGAGCACCCAGAATGGAGCTTGAAACAGCTGCAGGAGAGATCAGGATTCTCCAAGGCCACAACCCGACGCTTGGTCAAAACTTTGGAGGCCACAAAGTGGCTGGCCTACGATCCCAACTCGCGCACCTATCACCTGGGTTCCAGTGCTCTGCGGGTTCTCTATCTGGCGACCTCACACTCAGAGTTGGTGCGCATCGTGCATCCTTCGCTGGTCAAGCTCGCTAAGGAGACAAATGAGTCGGCGATTTTCTCGGTATGGACAGACCAAGGCGCGCTCATTATTGATACGGCTCCGAGTTCTCGCCCGTTTAAGCCTGTCACCTACCCCGGCATGCTCCTTCCCGGGGTAGCAAGCGCTGATGCCCAAGTGCTTATTGCTTTTGGCCCGGAGGAAAACTGGGACGTGATTCTGGCCGGCCCCATCGAGCGCCGTACGGAACGTACGGTCACGGATCCGGTTATTTTGCGGGAGCGATGGCGCAGGGTTCGGCAGGAGGGGGTTGCATATGATTGGGGCGAGTGGAACCTAGGAGCTCCTGCTGTATCTGCACCAGTATTTGACGGTAGTGGGCAGCTGCGTGGAGCAGTGACGGTTGTCGCCCCCATAGAGCGGTGCTCTGAAGAACAAATGCAGGAGTAC contains:
- a CDS encoding ABC transporter substrate-binding protein → MVDVNKEISRRDFLKIVGVAGAAIGASAGLGGLLAACGEEETTTTAAPTSTTQPSSTTSVSAGPEVGREIKIGFVAPLTGVLAVFGVADQYCVDRAREGFGDGIVCGDGKKHPVKILVEDGQSESDRAAKVAGDLINNAKVDLLLAASTGTNVGPVADQAEAAGVPCLSTDCPWQNYLVPRQADRNTVFKWTYNAFWGTEDLIATFEDMWSQVPTNKKVAVLLPNDALGIPWKAAFEETLPKHGWDAYFSDLYTVGTQDFSAMISAYKKFGAEIMFCEANPPDFTAFWTQCLQQGFKPKVSSVAVALAFPEDAAALGDLAHNQLGELGWHPKTQFTSPLLNGETAQEFADKFTAATGKMWNQSLVHFLVFDWAYDVLKRTPNIDDKNAIIEAVKNTKLDTIGGPIDFTAPIEQEIRIGVGRISANCYKTPLFGNQWRKAPAGSKFPYESVIVSNVAGSMVPKQDNVQPMVYS
- a CDS encoding IclR family transcriptional regulator encodes the protein MVDPLRESAKQSRVKSDEAPTRTLEKGLFLLSLFDTEHPEWSLKQLQERSGFSKATTRRLVKTLEATKWLAYDPNSRTYHLGSSALRVLYLATSHSELVRIVHPSLVKLAKETNESAIFSVWTDQGALIIDTAPSSRPFKPVTYPGMLLPGVASADAQVLIAFGPEENWDVILAGPIERRTERTVTDPVILRERWRRVRQEGVAYDWGEWNLGAPAVSAPVFDGSGQLRGAVTVVAPIERCSEEQMQEYAKAVKKTAAEISKKLRPH